A section of the Parasteatoda tepidariorum isolate YZ-2023 chromosome 6, CAS_Ptep_4.0, whole genome shotgun sequence genome encodes:
- the LOC107444533 gene encoding carboxypeptidase B isoform X1: MTLRKRILFHTITFILIGHLHAFQNFTGHKLLGMVPRNSDEVETLRYYMEDPEFDFWTEPVRVMENVTLHVSGSTAEQFEGTLRRKGMPFYTITDNLQSWIEREREENYPGTHLEGRTAGFAFDVYHPLDEIIAYLDDTSRKYPNLTKLMNMGDTYEGNIIYLLKISSGGNDTRPAVWVDAGIHSREWVAPATALFMINHLLLNYGTDPEVTKLVDTHDWYILPLVNPDGYLHTWDWNRLWRKNRAVAPSFPGVLLCRGTDPNRNFDIFFGGPSTSSTPCSQIFKGDHPFSEAESSAIRDGVMSIRHRLRAYFTLHSFSQLWMTPHGYTTMQAPDFEEHMELLKIAAKAVEKTHGVSYRYGPSARTLYATSGSASDWVYDVAGVRHSFIVELRDRGVYGFLLPRSEILPTSEETWAGITSIVSHLYNKDPDKVYTSTSTSSSTSTTTTSTVKATKETTTKKSTSTSTMSSTTA, from the exons atgacgctgcggaaaagaattttgtttcatactATAACATTTATACTCATTGGTCATCTGCAtgcgtttcaaaattttactgg ACACAAGTTACTGGGAATGGTACCGAGAAATTCAGATGAAGTGGAAACACTCCGATATTACATGGAAGATCCTGAG TTTGATTTTTGGACGGAACCTGTGCGAGTTATGGAAAATGTTACACTTCACGTATCCGGATCCACCGCAGAACAATTTGAAGGTACACTTCGAAGAAAAGGGATGCCCTTCTATACCATCACTGATAATTTGCAAAG ttGGATTGAGAgagaaagagaagaaaattatccGGGAACACACTTAGAGGGACGGACGGCCGGATTTGCATTCGATGTCTACCATCCACTAGACGAG attattgcaTACTTAGATGATACAAGTAGAAAATATCCCAATCTTACCAAGCTCATGAATATGGGTGACACCTATGAgggaaatataatttacttattgaAA ATCAGTTCCGGAGGTAATGATACGCGACCCGCAGTCTGGGTAGATGCTGGCATACATAGTAGAGAATGGGTTGCTCCAGCCACTGCTCTCTTCATGATTAATCACTTGCTCCTTAATTATGGTACAGATCCAGAAGTGACCAAGCTGGTGGATACACATGATTGGTACATCCTTCCTTTGGTCAACCCAGACGGATATTTGCATACGTGGGACTGG AATCGCCTATGGAGGAAAAACAGAGCAGTTGCTCCAAGTTTCCCAGGAGTTCTTCTCTGCAGGGGAACAGACCCAAACAGAAACTTTGACATATTTTTTGGAG GTCCCAGCACGAGCTCCACTCCGTGTTCACAAATTTTCAAAGGAGATCATCCTTTCTCTGAAGCTGAAAGTTCCGCCATTAGAGATGGGGTTATGTCTATCAGACATCGTCTTAGAGCCTATTTCACACTTCATTCCTTCTCTCAGCTGTGGATGACCCCACACGGATACACAACAATGCAAGCACCCGACTTCGAAGAACAc ATGGAGTTGTTGAAAATAGCGGCTAAAGCAGTAGAAAAAACGCACGGAGTTTCGTACAGATACGGACCATCTGCTCGGACATTAT acGCTACAAGTGGTAGTGCTTCTGACTGGGTATACGATGTAGCTGGCGTCCGGCACAGTTTCATCGTAGAGCTACGAGACAGAGGCGTTTATGGATTTCTGCTTCCCAGGTCTGAAATCTTGCCAACCAGCGAAGAAACGTGGGCTGGTATAACGTCAATTGTTTCACATCTATATAATAAAGACCCAGATAAGGTATATACTTCTACTTCGACTTCTTCCAGCACCAGTACTACCACTACTTCTACAGTAAAAGCTACAAAAGAAACGACGACAAAGAAATCTACTTCTACATCAACAATGTCTTCTACTACGGCATAA
- the LOC122272207 gene encoding uncharacterized protein — protein sequence MNITESNETSDISANDPLMVGDRESSESVTRMPSSHSAALAIGFFGLCILLYGVYRLYRKFFWQPKLPFTVNLSDEQENPTRGLEVYAEERAKYDAIYGSKRMNNSDGNMEKEMDSVKKNKKF from the exons atgAATATTACCGAATCGAATG aaacttcAGACATTAGCGCCAACGATCCCTTAATGGTTGGGGATCGAGAAAGTAGTGAATCAGTAACGAGAATGCCCAGTTCTCACAGCGCAGCCCTCGCCATAGGATTCTTTGGTTTGTGCATCTTGTTGTACGGTGTGTACAGATTGTATAGAAAATTCTTCTGGCAACCAAAATTACCTTTCACTGTGAACCTGAGTGACGAACAGGAGAATCCAACGCGAGGATTAGAGGTTTATGCAGAAGAAAGAGCGAAGTATGACGCCATTTATGGTTCAAAAAGGATGAACAATTCCGATGGAAATATGGAAAAAGAAATggattctgttaaaaaaaataaaaaattctga
- the LOC107444533 gene encoding carboxypeptidase B isoform X2, with amino-acid sequence MTLRKRILFHTITFILIGHLHAFQNFTGHKLLGMVPRNSDEVETLRYYMEDPEFDFWTEPVRVMENVTLHVSGSTAEQFEGTLRRKGMPFYTITDNLQSWIEREREENYPGTHLEGRTAGFAFDVYHPLDEIIAYLDDTSRKYPNLTKLMNMGDTYEGNIIYLLKISSGGNDTRPAVWVDAGIHSREWVAPATALFMINHLLLNYGTDPEVTKLVDTHDWYILPLVNPDGYLHTWDWNRLWRKNRAVAPSFPGVLLCRGTDPNRNFDIFFGGPSTSSTPCSQIFKGDHPFSEAESSAIRDGVMSIRHRLRAYFTLHSFSQLWMTPHGYTTMQAPDFEEHMELLKIAAKAVEKTHGVSYRYGPSARTLYATSGSASDWVYDVAGVRHSFIVELRDRGVYGFLLPRSEILPTSEETWAGITSIVSHLYNKDPDKVYTSTSTSSSTSTTTTSTVKATKETTTKKSTSTSTMSSTTA; translated from the exons atgacgctgcggaaaagaattttgtttcatactATAACATTTATACTCATTGGTCATCTGCAtgcgtttcaaaattttactgg ACACAAGTTACTGGGAATGGTACCGAGAAATTCAGATGAAGTGGAAACACTCCGATATTACATGGAAGATCCTGAG TTTGATTTTTGGACGGAACCTGTGCGCGTTATGGAAAATGTTACACTTCACGTATCCGGATCCACCGCAGAACAATTTGAAGGCACACTTCGAAGAAAAGGGATGCCCTTCTATACCATCACTGATAATTTACAAAG ttGGATTGAGAgagaaagagaagaaaattatccGGGAACACACTTAGAGGGACGGACGGCCGGATTTGCATTCGATGTCTACCATCCACTAGACGAG attattgcaTACTTAGATGATACAAGTAGAAAATATCCCAATCTTACCAAGCTCATGAATATGGGTGACACCTATGAgggaaatataatttacttattgaAA ATCAGTTCCGGAGGTAATGATACGCGACCCGCAGTCTGGGTAGATGCTGGCATACATAGTAGAGAATGGGTTGCTCCAGCCACTGCTCTCTTCATGATTAATCACTTGCTCCTTAATTATGGTACAGATCCAGAAGTGACCAAGCTGGTGGATACACATGATTGGTACATCCTTCCTTTGGTCAACCCAGACGGATATTTGCATACGTGGGACTGG AATCGCCTATGGAGGAAAAACAGAGCAGTTGCTCCAAGTTTCCCAGGAGTTCTTCTCTGCAGGGGAACAGACCCAAACAGAAACTTTGACATATTTTTTGGAG GTCCCAGCACGAGCTCCACTCCGTGTTCACAAATTTTCAAAGGAGATCATCCTTTCTCTGAAGCTGAAAGTTCCGCCATTAGAGATGGGGTTATGTCTATCAGACATCGTCTTAGAGCCTATTTCACACTTCATTCCTTCTCTCAGCTGTGGATGACCCCACACGGATACACAACAATGCAAGCACCCGACTTCGAAGAACAc ATGGAGTTGTTGAAAATAGCGGCTAAAGCAGTAGAAAAAACGCACGGAGTTTCGTACAGATACGGACCATCTGCTCGGACATTAT acGCTACAAGTGGTAGTGCTTCTGACTGGGTATACGATGTAGCTGGCGTCCGGCACAGTTTCATCGTAGAGCTACGAGACAGAGGCGTTTATGGATTTCTGCTTCCCAGGTCTGAAATCTTGCCAACCAGCGAAGAAACGTGGGCTGGTATAACGTCAATTGTTTCACATCTATATAATAAAGACCCAGATAAGGTATATACTTCTACTTCGACTTCTTCCAGCACCAGTACTACCACTACTTCTACAGTAAAAGCTACAAAAGAAACGACGACAAAGAAATCTACTTCTACATCAACAATGTCTTCTACTACGGCATAA